GGAGTCACCGGGGTGGGTCGTGACCGAGTCGGGATCGGTAGTCGAGCGTTCGAAGCGCCTCGTGACCGACCTCGGAACGTGGAAGGCGCTGGTCTATCTCGGGTCGAAACTAGTCATCGGACTCGTCGCGTTCGTGTCGGTCCTCGTTCTGCTCGTGACCGCGGTAAATATGCTCACGGTGCCGCTGGTCTACGACCAACCCGGCGTCTACGTCGGTATCGTTACCGACGCCCCGATTCGACTCCACCCCTCGCTGTACGTGGTCTGGCGGAACCTGCTCGTGGGCATCGATACGGTCGTCAGCATTGGCTCGTGGCAGATCCAGACCTTACCGGCCGCGCTCGGCGTCGCAGGACTCGGCGTCCTGCTCGGAGTCGCCTCGCTCCACCTGCTCAACGGTCTCGCGCGATTTTCGGCGTGGTACACGAAGCTAATGCTCGGCGGGAACGCCGAGACGCCGACGCTCTCGCGGTGAGGAGGATTTCGAGACGACCGGATTGTCCACGCTACGCCCATACCGAACTTTCCACGCGCTGTCCAGCAGTTCGACCGCGAGCGAGGAGGGGTAGCGCGGCGCGAAGCGCCGCGCCGAGCGACGAGCGAGCGGACCAAGCGACGACCAAAACGAGCGCCGGAAGAGCGACGCTCTTCCGAGCAGTCGCGCCGAAGGCGCGACGACGCAGCGAGTGGCGGGAGGAGTGCCGTGTTTTTGGCCGAGCTTTTGCAAGGGAGGAACTTCGCCAACAGCGAAGTTCCGACTGCAGGAAAAGGTCGTTCTTAGTAGATAAGCTCGTCGTCGTTCTCGACCATGTAGAGGGTGCGGGCCGCGATGTTGACCGCGTGGTCGCCGATTCGTTCGAGGTCCCGAACCGTCAGCAAGAGTCGGGACACGTCCTCTAAGAGCTGTTCGATTTCTTCCTCGGTGTTGTTCTCCAGTTCGGTCTCGATGAGGTCTCGGACGACGAGTTCGCTGGCGCGCTCGCATCGCGTGTCGAGTTCGTCGTCGCGGTCGGCGATGCTGTAACAACCGTCGGCGTCCTCGTCGTCGTAGGCGACCATCGCGTCCTCTATCATATCGAGGGTGAGCGTGCCGAGTTCCTGAATATCGACCTCGGGGAACACGTCGTGGTTGGCGTCGAGGGTGTACTCTCCGAGGTTGGTGGCGAGGTCGCCGATGCGTTCGAGGTCGGTGATAATTTTGAACGACGCCGCGACGAACCGAAGGTCGCCAGCGACCGGCTGTTGGAGCGCGAGCAGGTCGATGCACTCCTGTTCGAGGTCGAGATACAGTTGGTTGACCTCCTCGTCGCCGTCGATGACCTCCCACGCGAGGTCGCTGTCTTTCTGTTCGAGCGCGTCCAGACCCATCCGGAGCCGCTCCATCACGACCTCGCTCATGTAGAGGACGTTCTCTCGGAGGTCGATAAGCTTCTGCTGATAGTCCTCTCGGGGCATAGTTACGAATGCGCGTGTCCCCGTGTTGTACCTTTCGCCCGCGATAACTCACTGCTCGCTGGCGTTACTCTATGGATACGTTTC
This genomic stretch from Halorussus pelagicus harbors:
- a CDS encoding sensor domain-containing protein; its protein translation is MLTDHRGGRLWTVLGVPFRLQTYRNLLYLVLSFPLGLAYFTFLSVGIPFGVGLAFTVVGIPVLLAVLAISTGLANVEREIATLLLGVEVESPGWVVTESGSVVERSKRLVTDLGTWKALVYLGSKLVIGLVAFVSVLVLLVTAVNMLTVPLVYDQPGVYVGIVTDAPIRLHPSLYVVWRNLLVGIDTVVSIGSWQIQTLPAALGVAGLGVLLGVASLHLLNGLARFSAWYTKLMLGGNAETPTLSR
- the phoU gene encoding phosphate signaling complex protein PhoU gives rise to the protein MPREDYQQKLIDLRENVLYMSEVVMERLRMGLDALEQKDSDLAWEVIDGDEEVNQLYLDLEQECIDLLALQQPVAGDLRFVAASFKIITDLERIGDLATNLGEYTLDANHDVFPEVDIQELGTLTLDMIEDAMVAYDDEDADGCYSIADRDDELDTRCERASELVVRDLIETELENNTEEEIEQLLEDVSRLLLTVRDLERIGDHAVNIAARTLYMVENDDELIY